TAGGGACAAAGGATATCAGTAACAATTGTCGCTTTTGATGTTATTATTCTCAATGAAAGAAAGGATCAATTGCAGGAAATACTGAACGGAATGAGTAATTATGTTAAGCATAGAATCTGTGCAGCGAGTAACCCGAAGAAAGACCTAGGTGATGAGGAGTAGCGGAAGTGATATTAATCGATAACTTCGCATCAAAATTGGTGAAAAGGAAGTAAAGGAAGGTAGAACTTACGTACGAAGCAAGGATACATAACAAGCAGCCTAATACAGATGGAGAGGGAATTGCTGCCcaaaagaagtctgctggtatcaaatgtccgcattaatttgaggaagaaatttctgagattgcgttttggagcacagcgttgtatgggagtgaatcacggactgtgggaaacGGGAAAAGACGAGGAGCGAAGGATGGTGCACTAATAATAAATGAGAAGGTTCgcagcagaatcggcgaggaaaggaacgtaAGGAGAACATAAGAGCAGCACTCATTTATTGAATGTGTTGTAATCTTAGCCTTACCATACAGTTTTTACCTCTGCAGTTCTCTCTAGTACCGCGTACCTTATTCCCTGATATCCTACTAAGGGGAGGAACTGTCTAattacgtgatagaagaagaaataagaattTCAACTTGTAGGGGATCCGGATATAGAGAATCCGCTTTTCGAGTTATTTTTTAACAGGCGAAAGGCATCATTATGGGAGCAGGCAACAAAACAAATACTGAAGTTTCTTTCTAACTACTACGAGGCTGGATGCATTCCAACAGAttctcggaaaaatatcgtccacacaatcacGAAGATACAAGGGCGAATAAATGCTTCAGTTGTAGCACAATCAGCTTACAGCTCATGTTGTtgaaaaaaatatggaaagcacagaACTTATGACAACAAAAGATAACACAATGACCACTGTAATTAATATTATCCTAAGTTTGGAACTGTTAGTGTAAAATTTGGTAGCAAAAATGTGGTCTATGTATCACTTTCACATGCTCTGAGTGTTGAGACGGCAAATCAGCTTAATctggtttctttttcttcttttcgtttggaTCTACTTGGGACGACGGGGCTCGTTTGGACAGTTTCTAAGAGTCTTCTGTTTCTTTTTAACTCAGAAATCTCATTTTCTGGTTGAGCAGTTTCATCTTCTTCGTCCACTTTGCTGGTTCCTGCGCTTTTTTTTGATGGTAAGGGGCAACGTGAATACCCCTCGCAGAGTGACCTGCTGGATTTTGGATCGGTTGTGTATGGTTCCTGATGGAATTTTAAGATGCTCCTGGTGTGATTTCACTGTGGAGATCCATTTTTTCCCCAAGGTTTCTCCTCTACCTATCGCATTGAAGATCCTGTTTGTGAGGGTTCACGCAGATCAAATCTCTATAGAAGGCCAGTCCACTGGCCCTAGTATTTTTATCATGATTTTTCTTTCCTTGAGATCTCAGTGTCCTGAGTGGACCACTCCTGTTCATCAAGACTTATTCAGAGGCGTACGGTGCCCCATTACTCTGTTCTTCAGTTTTTTGCCTTTACGACTTTCCTAAGCACGAGGCACTTACGGAAACAGGAATGTGACTTTAAGTGCGCCAAATTATTTTGTGTTACATGGAGCACCAAGAAGTGCAAAATTTGCTCGTGTTGCAATAGTCTATAAGTATAGTATTTATTGTAAGTGGCTGTGTTTCCAATGTGAGATCAGTTTAACATGCTCGTTGACATTATAACTCATATCGTAATGTTTGTAACATGTAGGGTGCATAAAAATTTATAAGttaatatattattttactgttgTAAACGGTATAACTAGCAAGAGTGGCCAAAACTTGTACAATTACTGTTTGTATAAATTATAAACTGAAAGTCTGCACttgaatatacagactgaacaaaatTTCTATTCACTCTTCGATCTAATAAACGAATAGTACAGTTTTGTCCTTAACGAAAAGTTTCAAAAATAGAAATTGGGACACTTGCACAGAAACAGATTACGGGATACTGAAAACTTTCAAGAGATACCGTTCAGTTGGAGATAATATTGTCATTTACGTTTGACATTTACCACCTACAGACAAAATGTGTCACTCCATATAACTGATACACAGATGGCGACAAACTCCCCATCCGGAATAATTTGTGAATACGAGTAAACAAATGCACACACTAGAAACGTAGTAGATAACAAGCCATGATTTACTTGAAGAAAGAACAGGTGAAAGAAATATTGCAGTTACTGCTTAAAGAAGTTACGAAATGAAATTTACACGCATTTTGAATTATGGTCAGAGGTAGTATCAACCCAAAGAAAAAAATATGCCCGTGAGCGGAAAagagaattttttatttcaaattttaacggtatagaTATAATGTTGGTACTTAATAAGGTGAAAGACGAATATACAAAGGCTCATACACATAAAGAGATATTACTTATGATTTTTAATATAAGAAAAATGTGCTGGCAATTTTTGCCCCTGCTTGTTGGTTCTAGGGCTAATGAATGCTTCTTGGTTCTAGTATAGTATGAAGATAGAATGTGAACTGCAGCCAAGTTTTATCAATATAAGGAAAAATCTTTcctgaagaaaataataattgataCCTCACTAGAACGGATATATTGAGCttagaaaaagaaaatgttttccAAAAACAAGGTATTTATTTGACTTATCAAGCTGTCTTGGTAACATCCAGTTAAATAAAAGCGAAAAAAAATCCTGAAGGAAATTCTTTTCTGTTGAATAAATGGTGTCTCAATATATATACATTACTCAAAATATACATCTTAGTATATACATCTTACTAAAAATATAAAACTTACTAAATTATACGTCTTATTAAATATGTACATGTTACTGCAAAAAATACATCTTAGTTAGAAAATAGGTTTTCCTTAAAAAGTAAATCTCACTTAAAATATACTTCGAAAATATACAAGTCGTGACCGAGTGTTCAGCTGAAACACGTCAGTAGGAGTAGCGCGGCCTGCGACCGGGTAAGACCGCGACGTCGATGAAGTCCCCCGGGCAGAACTTGGCCTGCGCCAGCGTCTTGCCGTCGTCCAGACCGGCGACGCCGCAGCAGACGACGCCCACCTCCTTCATGGCGTAGCTGCCCGGCTCGGACTCCGGTCTCTTGTCGGGGAAGACTCGCGCGAACACCAGGTGTGTGCCGTGGCTCGCCAAGTCCGGCATCAGCCGGGCCACGCACCTGTCGCACGCAACATTCCCTCACACACGTCATTATGGACTAACTAACGGGTGTCGAGCGGCAACCTTAATGTGCATTTTAGAAACTGAGGGTAGCCCAACGAGCAACGAGGTGATTCGTGCTGATCGGAACAAGAAGGgtcaggaaatttggaaatttgtgataaatttCTGTGTGACAATACTgccgagttcatcggtccctaagcttacacactacgtaacctaactttaacttacgctaaggacaacacacatacccatgtggaataatcgggtctactgccggatgtttgtgtcacaGTAgatccgattattccacatgtcaagatctcgctgggaaagcctgaagaggtatacacacccatgcctgagggaggactcgagcctccgacgagaggagcctcgcgaaccgtggcaaggcgcccagacgacgcggctatcccgcgcggcgaagggTCAGGAAAACAAACAAAGGATTAGAGAGAGTAGGAAGAGGAGCTGTGTCTGTGACGCAGATAGACTGGCCATGTAGTGAGACAAAACGGTGAGCGACGGATTAAGGATATTCTCCAAAATATTCCTCGTGATATGAAAGGACATAGTGGATGGGGCTCCAGCTCCAGGAATAGATCAGCTGGCGTAACATATCTTATCAAAATTACCCAGACACCACTATGTAATGCGGGATTGGCCAGTAGGTGTCAGGACAGGGGGACTGCCAGTGTTAAAGGAAGCTAGGAGTATTCTGTTGTAAGTAAAAAACGGTTAAattgctctaagcgctatgggacttaacatctgaggtcatcagctccctagacttagaactacttaaacctaactaaccgagcgacatcacacacatccatgcctgagacaggattcgaacgtgcgaccgtagcagcagcgcggttccggactgaagcgtctagaaccgttgtcAGTACAGAAGTAGTAATAGCATAATGGGTTCGTCGAAGAGCCCAGCGACTTCAATCGTGGACAAGTCATTGGATGTCAGTTGGGTAAAAAATTCTCCAGAGATGTTCccgcccttctaaagctgcccaaattgCCTGTTGGTAATGTGACTCTGACTTGGAAACGCGAAGGGGTAACATCTGAACTAAGGTCAGGCAGACCTAGTGTACTCACGGACAGGGACCATCAAACAATGCGAAAGTTGGTTGCAAAAAGGCGCATGAAGGCAGCGGGAGGAATCACACGTGAGTGCAGAAGACCTATCAGGAGTCCGGATAGCACAATGATGGCGCACAGAGAGTTAAAAAGAGCTACAATAGTCGGGCAGCTCCTCATAGCCACACATTTCTATAGCCAGTGCAAATCAGCGACACAACGTGATGTGAAGACAGAGTCTACTGGATAGAGAATGACTGAAAATgattgatttggagtgatgaatcgcggtaCAGTCTGTGTCAATCCGATGtaaaggtttgggtttggcgagtgGCTGGAGACATTACACCTCATCACGTGCAGTGCCACCAGACAAATACAGAGGAGCTGGTGGTAAGATATGGAAGTGTTTTTCTTGTTTAGCGTATGCTCCCCTTATTacccttaagaaaacgctaaacgaAGAAGGCCATTAACACACTTGTGCACTGTGTACAGTAGAGTAACAGCTGGACGACGATGTTTATTTGTATCAGTGTCACAATGCATCCGATTATGAAGCAGCATGTGTaaggcaatggtctgtggacaacattcctgaaatagccTGGCCTGTGGTAGCGTCCTGACCTCAATCCAACGGACCACTTGTCGGACGAGTTAGAGCGTGTACTTCACTgcagcagtcacatccattaaatgtctgggagtatggacAATATAAGGACCGATTTCTTGGGGATGAAAGATCTAAAGCAAATCTTATTAAAGGCAGATCACAGAGCCGTATGAGAGAATCCTTCTGAACTGTAATACACTCATAAAGCACATAGCTTACAAAACCATCGTTAGATCGATTGTTTAAGATTGCAATTCAGTCTAGAtacgtaccaaataggactgaccgGAGGAAACAGAGAAGACCAGCTCGTTTCGTCATAGGATCGTCTAGTGAGCGTGGAGAGCGACAACGAGATGCTCAGCCAACACCAGTGGCAGGTGCTACaggagaggctttgtgcatcacgaTGTGATTTATCGTCAGTATCCTGCCGGAGTACTTTCCTATGTACCTGTATATCTCTGAAACACCAAGATGGTAAAATTCGAGAGATTCGAATTCACATAGAACCTTACCAGTTATCGTGTTtcccaatgtcatcagcgactgaAGTAGGAAAGGGCAGAATGCACAGCAGTACATGaaataccctgcgccacacaccataCGTCGGCCCGcagaatgtagatttagatgaagacTGATTGATGGTATACAAAGAAGACAAATGTGACTGGACAGATGTAGGAAGGGTCCTATATCCAGCAATGGATGCTAAACCGGTCATGACGAGGAAGGTAAAACACGCGAAATTACGCGTCAGTCTGTGAAGATGATGGTGACGTAGGATGTAGGAATCTTAGTGTGTGAAGTTGTCTACGCACTCCCACAGGACCGTGCTGGCAGAGAATCCGATGACACTGACTCTGATGACGTTGACCCTATCTCACAACTAAAACGAAACTCCGCCCGACCAGTCCTTGAAGGCTCAAcagtaccgaccgatcgccgtgtcgtcctcaacccacaggcgtcacagaATGCGGATGTGAaggaacatgtggtcagcacactgctctctcgaCTATTGTCAGTTTTCGCGAACGGATCCTCTACTTTATCAACAAGTAGTTTCTCAATTGGccacgcttgccaatagcgctcggcagacaggatggtcaaccatccaagtgctagccaagacagacagcgcttaacttcgttgatctgacgggaaccggtgtgaccactgcgacaaggccgttggctctaTCTCACAACTGAATGACAGAAATACATAAATCGTGgtatgttatagcagtatttgaggAATATTACGCAAAATCCCCCTACCCGCATCCCACGCCTTGACACGCTCATCCCAGAAAAGACTCGAAGGACTGTTACGCATGTTTTAAGGCAATCGTATATGTCAATCTGTATCCTTAGATGAGATTTTGATTCAGCTGTCAGCAGAGTATAATGTTAATGGAGACAAGTGATTTTTAACACAGAAGTAATCATACATTTTTTTAGAAATTCGCCTTCTCGGTAGACGACGTAGGTATGCTATAAATCAAATTTCACCATGAGCTGAGACTTCAGCTGGAGCAGACCATAATAATGGGTCCAAATTAAAATGAAAGACCTCAAAAATATCAAATCAACTCCAGATCAATTCGAAACTAAGATTTTAGCTGTATTGCAAAGGGACCAAGAAAAAAATACAGTCGTATTGTCCGAATAGATGAAGCAAGTTTCGTGTTACATAATGTTTGACGTTAGTAACACTTACTCAACAAGTTCACCACGGGATTTTCACAGGCAGTTAACAGCCTGTGTGTTGCAGGCCTCGTCATGAAAGCTGTGGAATGTGTGGGAAGTACTGTAGACCAAATAATGTAGGACTTTTTTCCCACTAGGCACTTCGTTTTTGAGGTGGCTAGTTG
The Schistocerca gregaria isolate iqSchGreg1 chromosome 1, iqSchGreg1.2, whole genome shotgun sequence genome window above contains:
- the LOC126339643 gene encoding histone deacetylase complex subunit SAP18; protein product: MLIRVFPSEGRHHSLAYYQDGQTPVSELHLYSWMDATLDELSKCVARLMPDLASHGTHLVFARVFPDKRPESEPGSYAMKEVGVVCCGVAGLDDGKTLAQAKFCPGDFIDVAVLPGRRPRYSY